The following is a genomic window from Flavobacteriales bacterium.
AAATATGCTGAGATCAAAGAAAAAGTTGGTATCGTTAAGAAAACAGAAGAAGAAATTCTTGCTGACCTTAAATCAAAAGTTGCTGACCTAGAAAGCAAAATCGGTAAATCTTCTGCTAAAGCTGCTGCTCCTAAAGCAACTGCAAAAGCATAAGTAAAGGCAAAGAAGCGGGGTTGGAGAGTCCCGTACCTTTTCATGGTAAGCGCCCAAGCGAAAGTTTGGGCGTTTTTTTTGTCCCATAAAGCGTATGGCAGGCGTTAAAAAGTGTTAAGCATAAAATACAGGCACGACATCGAACGTACCTTTGACGTGTTGGGAAAGAATACGATAAAAGCGACCATTATTCTGATGACCGTAGCCTTGGTTGGGCTGATCGGTATACAGGTGTATTGGATAAACAGTGCGGTGATCCTGCGCCAGCAAAAGTTCCAATCTACCGTGAACGAGGCACTCGGAAACGTGGTGTATCAATACGAAAAGCTGAAAACTGCCGAAAGTTTGGCCATGAAAATGGACCTGCGCGAAAAACGCAGAAGGTTGGTTTTTGAGATGGACTCCATCAACCGCGCCATTCGCAGAACGCAAGACAGTTTGATGTTTCTGCAGCAATCGAAATTTGATGGTCTGCCAAACCCCAAAGGAGTTGGCTTCAGCAACGATCACGAAGTGTTTTTCTCTTCAGACGGAAGCTCTGTTCAAGGTTTTGGCGATTTTGGACAAGCACATTTCCAAGTAAGTGTATACGAGGAGTTTTTGGTCGATTCGGGCGGAACGTACGTGAAAAGAAGTCGTCAAAAGCATTTTGAATCTCCCAATTTCGGACCTATCCGAAAACCTGTTCTGCCAGAATCGAAGGACGATATGACGTGGTATGTCGATTCGATGAAACAGGCGCAGGCAATGAATTTACAGTGGCTGGAAAAACGTGCCGATATGGTAAACGAGATCTTCGAAGAGATTGTAAACGTTGACCTCTACAACCAATCGGAAGGCATCGATACCGTAGCGCTGGATTCGCTTTTGAAAGAGCAACTGAAAGACAAGGGAATTGGCGCTGAATATGCTTACGGCATTTTCGACCCTTTTATGAACGCTTATTTCATGCAAGGAGATTCGGACGAGGTCGAGGGCATCATCACATCTCCGCACAAAGTGAATCTGACTCCTGGAAACGTGTTCAGCCAGCCTAAATTCCTGAGCATCTTTTTCCCAAATCAGAACAAATACCTGCTTCGCACCATGTGGTTGCTGCTTACCATTTCGGCCATGTTCATTCTGGTCATCATCTTCTCGTTCTCTTTCACGGTTTCAACCATCATCCGTCAGAAAAAGGTATCTGAGATCAAGAACGATTTCATCAATAATATGACCCACGAGCTGAAAACACCAATCAGCA
Proteins encoded in this region:
- a CDS encoding HAMP domain-containing histidine kinase, with amino-acid sequence MLSIKYRHDIERTFDVLGKNTIKATIILMTVALVGLIGIQVYWINSAVILRQQKFQSTVNEALGNVVYQYEKLKTAESLAMKMDLREKRRRLVFEMDSINRAIRRTQDSLMFLQQSKFDGLPNPKGVGFSNDHEVFFSSDGSSVQGFGDFGQAHFQVSVYEEFLVDSGGTYVKRSRQKHFESPNFGPIRKPVLPESKDDMTWYVDSMKQAQAMNLQWLEKRADMVNEIFEEIVNVDLYNQSEGIDTVALDSLLKEQLKDKGIGAEYAYGIFDPFMNAYFMQGDSDEVEGIITSPHKVNLTPGNVFSQPKFLSIFFPNQNKYLLRTMWLLLTISAMFILVIIFSFSFTVSTIIRQKKVSEIKNDFINNMTHELKTPISTISLACQALSDPDIKTREGIVDNYINVIADENKRLAMVVENVLRTAVMDKGELKLKIEAIDVHEVVNQVLQNMNIQLERRGGSFITDMQATQTMVQADKIHLTNVVFNLVDNALKYTEKIPVIKVGTRNEAHGVVLFVEDNGIGISKENQKKIFDKLYRVPTGNIHNVKGFGLGLSYVKAIVDKHNGWIKVNSEPNKGSRFEILIPHKYNQA